The proteins below come from a single Hypomesus transpacificus isolate Combined female unplaced genomic scaffold, fHypTra1 scaffold_91, whole genome shotgun sequence genomic window:
- the rmdn1 gene encoding regulator of microtubule dynamics protein 1 isoform X2 — protein sequence MAGATFMRYAGRTVLWVTGNGINKFRERNRQFCTAARKTTPSCNINCKIRRAAFLFSIPYLSHEAYKRVHSTTIVHALDKAEEVLEQADYLYSCGETEKLYPLLLRYQNSNDAEYLWRLARASRDLSLLSNITAGEKKRLTFEAFEYAKKALENNEASFAAHKWYAVCLSDIGDYEGVKVKIGNSYIIKEHLERAIALNPKDATSIHIMGHWCFAFAELPWYQRKVAAMIFASPPTATYEEALEFFLKAEEVDPNFYSKNLLMLGKTYKAMKDTESAVQWLSKARDYTPHTEEDKEVNKEAVELLKNLIA from the exons ATGGCTGGGGCAACTTTCATGCGATATGCTGGACGGACTGTCCTTTGGGTAACTGGTAACGGGATCAACAAATTCAGAGAGCGAAATCGACAATTCTGCACTGCGGCCAGAAAGACCACCCCATCTTGCAATATAAATTGTAAA ATCCGAAGAGCAGCATTCCTGTTCAGCATACCTTATCTGAGCCATGAAGCCTACAAGAGAGTACATAGTACAACTATAGTCCATGCTTTAGATAAAG cTGAAGAGGTTTTGGAGCAAGCTGATTATCTGTACAGCTGTGGAGAGACTGAGAAACTATATCCACTTTTGCTGCGGTATCAGAACAG caatGACGCAGAGTACTTGTGGAGACTAGCACGAGCATCTCgggatctctccctcctctccaacaTAACTgcaggggagaagaagaggctTACGTTTGAGGCCTTTGAGTACGCCAAGAAGGCCCTTGAAAACAATGAAGCTAGTTTTGCTGCACACAAG TGGTATGCCGTGTGCCTTAGCGATATAGGAGACTATGAGGGGGTCAAAGTGAAAATAGGAAACTCATATATAATAAAAGAGCATTTAGAG AGAGCCATAGCGCTTAATCCAAAAGATGCCACGTCTATTCACATTATGGGGCATTG GTGTTTTGCTTTTGCCGAGTTACCTTGGTATCAACGCAAAGTGGCAGCTATGATTTTTGCATCGCCTCCCACAGCCACTTATGAAGAG GCTTTGGAATTCTTCCTGAAAGCAGAAGAAG TTGATCCTAACTTTTACAGTAAAAATCTGTTGATGCTGGGGAAGACATATAAGGCAATGAAGGACACAGAGAGTGCTGTGCAATGGCTCAGCAAAGCAAGGGACTACACCCCACATactgaggaggacaaggag GTCAATAAAGAAGCTGTTGAGCTCCTGAAGAATCTGATTGCGTGA
- the rmdn1 gene encoding regulator of microtubule dynamics protein 1 isoform X1: protein MYGVFNNHKVISDFDKAFLRMAGATFMRYAGRTVLWVTGNGINKFRERNRQFCTAARKTTPSCNINCKIRRAAFLFSIPYLSHEAYKRVHSTTIVHALDKAEEVLEQADYLYSCGETEKLYPLLLRYQNSNDAEYLWRLARASRDLSLLSNITAGEKKRLTFEAFEYAKKALENNEASFAAHKWYAVCLSDIGDYEGVKVKIGNSYIIKEHLERAIALNPKDATSIHIMGHWCFAFAELPWYQRKVAAMIFASPPTATYEEALEFFLKAEEVDPNFYSKNLLMLGKTYKAMKDTESAVQWLSKARDYTPHTEEDKEVNKEAVELLKNLIA, encoded by the exons ATGTATGGTGTATTCAACAACCATAAAG TTATTTCAGACTTTGACAAGGCATTTCTGAGGATGGCTGGGGCAACTTTCATGCGATATGCTGGACGGACTGTCCTTTGGGTAACTGGTAACGGGATCAACAAATTCAGAGAGCGAAATCGACAATTCTGCACTGCGGCCAGAAAGACCACCCCATCTTGCAATATAAATTGTAAA ATCCGAAGAGCAGCATTCCTGTTCAGCATACCTTATCTGAGCCATGAAGCCTACAAGAGAGTACATAGTACAACTATAGTCCATGCTTTAGATAAAG cTGAAGAGGTTTTGGAGCAAGCTGATTATCTGTACAGCTGTGGAGAGACTGAGAAACTATATCCACTTTTGCTGCGGTATCAGAACAG caatGACGCAGAGTACTTGTGGAGACTAGCACGAGCATCTCgggatctctccctcctctccaacaTAACTgcaggggagaagaagaggctTACGTTTGAGGCCTTTGAGTACGCCAAGAAGGCCCTTGAAAACAATGAAGCTAGTTTTGCTGCACACAAG TGGTATGCCGTGTGCCTTAGCGATATAGGAGACTATGAGGGGGTCAAAGTGAAAATAGGAAACTCATATATAATAAAAGAGCATTTAGAG AGAGCCATAGCGCTTAATCCAAAAGATGCCACGTCTATTCACATTATGGGGCATTG GTGTTTTGCTTTTGCCGAGTTACCTTGGTATCAACGCAAAGTGGCAGCTATGATTTTTGCATCGCCTCCCACAGCCACTTATGAAGAG GCTTTGGAATTCTTCCTGAAAGCAGAAGAAG TTGATCCTAACTTTTACAGTAAAAATCTGTTGATGCTGGGGAAGACATATAAGGCAATGAAGGACACAGAGAGTGCTGTGCAATGGCTCAGCAAAGCAAGGGACTACACCCCACATactgaggaggacaaggag GTCAATAAAGAAGCTGTTGAGCTCCTGAAGAATCTGATTGCGTGA